ACTCCTCGATTGTCTTCACGAAACGCAAGCGCGCCTGCGATGCGCCCGGTGCCAGTCCAACGCGTTCGAGTGCGGGCCACGCGTTCGCGACGTTGTCGCGCAACTGCTTCTCTGCGCCGGGCGCCGGGTCCCACGCGACGACGTCGAGTCCGTGCGCGAGCGCGCGCGCCACCCAGCCACTGCCGATCACACCCGCGCCGATTGCTGCGAATGTCTTGATGTCGGTAATCACTGCCATTGCCGATGTTCCTCAGGAAATATTCAAAGCGTTCGCTACCGGTCACCAATCAGGCGAGCTGTTCGACAGCGCGTTTTTCGAGCGGCCGTTCGCCGCGTGCCGGCAGACCGAGTTTCTTGCGACCTTCCGCAGGTGTGAGCGCGCGGCCGCCCAGACGCTCGATGATCTCGACGGCACGCGCGACGAGCGATCCGTTGCTCGCAGGCACACCCTTGTCGAGCCAGATGTTGTCTTCGAGTCCGACGCGCACGTGGCCGCCCAGCAGCATCGCCTGAGCGAGCATCGGCATCTGCATGCGGCCGATGCCGAAGCCGGCCCAATGCGCACCGGGTGGCAGGTTGTCGACCATTGCCTTCATCGTCGCGGTATCGGCGGGCGCGCCCCACGGAATACCGAGGCACAACTGGAACAGCGGCGGCGCATCGAGCAACCCTTCTTTCAGCAATTGCTTCGCGAACCACAGATGCCCCGTATCGAATATCTCCAGTTCCGGCTTGACGCCCAGTTCCTGAATTCGCTTTGCGCCTGCACGCAATTGCGCGGGCGTCGACACATAGACGTAGTCGCCATCGCCGAAATTCAGCGTGCCGCAATCGAGCGTGCAAATCTCGGGCAATAGCTCTTCCACATGCGCAAGCCGCGTCAGGCCGCCGACCAGATCGGTGTTCGCACCGAAGCGCATCGGATCTTCGCCCGGACCAATCTCCAGATCTCCGCCCATGCCCGCCGTCAGATTGATGATGACGTCCGTATCGGCGGAACGAATGCGGTCGACGACTTCGCGATACAGGTTCGGATCGCGGCTGCCGCGGCCCGTTCTGGGATCGCGCACATGACAATGCGCGACGGTCGCGCCCGCTTTTGCGGCTTCGATCGCGGCATCGGCGATCTGTTTCGGCGTGACGGGGATAGCGGGATGCTTGGCGACGGTGTCTCCAGCGCCCGTGACGGCGCAGGTGACGATTACTTCGTGATTCATGCGTGCAATTCCTCGTGCAATGTCTGCTAACGGTTGGATCCGAAGAGTCCCAATGCAAAGTACTCTTCGTATTGACTTGTCAAACCTTAAAGACCGAGATAAGCCTTCACCGCCGGCAAGCCATCCTTGCCGTCGTATGTCTTCACGCCCGCCAGCCATTCGTCGAGTACTTGCGGATTCTTTTTCAAATAGGCTTTAGCGGCTTCGGAAGGCTTCTCCTTGTTCATCACGGATTGCATCACCACGTTCTCGAGTTGCGTGGTGAAGCGCAGGTTGCTCACGAGCTTGCCGGCATTCGGACAACGCGTCAGAAAGTCCGGCGATGTCAGCGTATAGACGCGCGCTTCGCCATCGTTCGGCCCGAATACGCCTTCGCTGCCGCTCAGGTACTTCATATCGATCTGGATGTTCATCGGATGCGGCTGCCAGCCGAGAAAAACGACCCACTTCTTCTCGCGCACCGCGCGATCGACTGTGACCAGCATGCCCGCCTCGCTCGATTCGATGAGCTTGAAACCGCCGAGCCCGAACTGGTTGGTCGCGATCATTTTCTGAATCGCGGCATTGGCACTGCTGCCCGGCTCGATGCCGTAGATCTTTCCGTCGAGTTCCGCGCGGTGCTTTGCGATGTCGGCAAAGGTCTTGAGCCCCGCGTCGTATTCATAGGTCGGCACGGCAAAGGTCGCTTTCGCGCCCGTCAGATTGGGCGGCTGCAATACGTTGATCGATTTCGCCTCGACAAAAGGCGCAATCGCCTTTTCCTGCACCGGCCACCAGTAGCCAAGCGACACATCCAGCTGTTTGCTCTTCAAGCCGGCGAACGAGATCGGCACGGAGGCCACCGTCGTCACCGGCTGATACCCCAGCCCTTCGAATACCGTCGACGCGAGCGCCGTTGTCGACGTGATGTCGGTCCAGCCGATATCCGCGAAATGCACGGCGCGGCAGGTGGGCGGATCCTGCGCGAGTGCGGGCAATGACAGCGCAGCCAGAAGGCTGGCAAGACATGCGGAAACAGCCTGGTTGATCCACTTCATGACGATCCCCTTCGACACGGCTCGTGATATTTTTGAACGCCCGCGGCGCGGGCGGCGAATGAAACGACAACGACCTGATGTGCATTAAAGGTACAAATCCATATTCCGCCAAAATCGACCAACAGCGACCCGTTCTTGCTCGCGAGCGACCATGAGGGAAAACCAGCATGCGGCGAGGCACCCGCGGGCGCCGACCGATTGTTGCGCTGCGCCATCCACCGCGCCGATTATTGGCGGCTTGCCGGGTTGCATACTGCTTGCTACGCTCGCCGGATTCGACGAATCCGGTCGACCTCACTCCCGACGATCGAGCGATGCCCGAAGACATTTCGTTTCTGCTGCTGCCCGGCTTTTCGGCCATCGGTTTCATGTCAGCCATCGAGCCTTTGCGCGTCGCGAACCGCTTTCGCGAAGATCTGTACCGCTGGCACATATTGAGCGTGGATGGCGCGCCCGTCAGCGCGAGCAACGGCATTTCACTGAATGCCGAAGCCGCATTCGGCGATGTGCATCACGCGTCGACCGTCTTTGTCGTAGCGGGCTTCGAACCGCTCGCGTGCTATAGCCGCGCGCTCGCTGACTGGCTCAAGCGGATGGATCGCGCCCAGGCGACGTTGGGCGGCATCGACACAGGCGCATTCATTCTGGCGGAAGCGGGACTGGTGCGCGCGACGGACAGCGTGACACTGCATTGGGAAGCACTCGCCGCGTTTCGCGAGCGCTATCCGTCCATGCAGGCCAGCGACGAGCTGTTCGAAATCGGCGAGCGGCGCATTACCTGCGCCGGCGGCACTGCGTCGATCGACATGATGCTCGATCTGATCTCTCGCAACCACGGCGCCGCGCTCGCTTCGGCGATCTCCGAGCAGTTCGTCGTGAGCCGCATCCGGCAGCGGTCCGATCATCAGCGCATGGAAATCGCCGCGCGCTACGGCGTGCACAATCGCAAGCTGATTCAGGTGATCGGCGTGATGGAACAGAACATGGAAGAGCCGCTTGCGCCTGCCGATCTGGCGCAGGAAATCGGCGTCACGCGCAGGCAGCTAGAACGGCTCTTCTGCTCATCGCTAAAGGACACGCCGACACATTTCTATCTGCAATTGCGGCTCGACCGCGCGCGGGAGCTTTTGCGGCAAACAGACATGTCGATCACGGCGATCTGCGTCGCATGCGGATTCGAATCGCCCTCGCATTTTTCGCGGACCTATCGTGCGCGTTTCGGCACGAGTCCGCGCAGCGACCGCAGTCCGCCGCATCACGGTGCGGGCGGCAGGACGACGCATTCGACACGCGAGGCCGCCATACCGTGATTCTCAAGATGGTTCTTTAGATCTGCTTTGCCCATTGCGGGCAAAGCAGATGGAGGACGTACTCGATTCGATCAGAAAGAATGGCGCATGCCGATGCGCACGTCGGCCTGCGTCGTCGTGGTGGACGGCGTGAAGCTATAGCCGATCACCGCATCCACGCCGCTCGAGGCCTTCAGATAGTCGCCTGAAATATAGACATCCGTCCGCTTCGAAAGCAGATAGTGCGCGCCGAGCGAGCCCTGATTCCAGTGATGTCCTTCGAAGTTGGTGTACTGGTAGCCCCCGATCACGCTGAAGGCCGGCGTTACCTGCCAGCTCGCGCCGCCTTCGCCGACCTTCATGTGCGATGTGACGCCGAGGCCCTTGATCGTCGTATACGTGAAGTTGCCCATCAGCGTCACGTCGCCGATTGCGTAGCTCGAACCGATACCGAACGTGCCCTGCTTGTCGACGGGAAACGGATTGCTCGAGAAGAGATCCGTTCTCGCGCCCGTTGCCGGATCGACAGTGACCGTCTGTTGGCCGAGGAACGTGTGCACGCCGAGCATCGCATAAGGATCGAACGCGTAGATGCCGTGCGGATTGTTAAGCTGCGTATAAGCCGCGCCCGCCGTGAAAGGGCCGTTGGCATAATGCGCGCCGACGCTCCATGCGCTGTCCTGATGGAAGTCGCCCGCGACATTGCCAAACGAATACATGCCGCCGAACATGAAGCCCGCGAATTCATTCGACAGGAACTTCACCGAATTGGGCAGACGGTCGCCATTGAAGCGGTCGAAGTCGCCCTGGTGAATTGCATAACCGCTCGCCCATGCAGAGACGTTGTATAGATACACCATCTCTTCCGTCATATCGAGCTGATTGCCGAACGACAACGTGCCCCACTGGTTCTTCAGGCCCACATAGGCCTGACGTCCGAACAGCGTGCTGCCGAAGCCCAACTGTCCGTTGCCGAGGTGAAAGCCGCTTTCGAGCACGAACACCGCCTCCAGTCCGCCGCCGAGATCTTCCGTGCCTTTGATGCCGAAGCGGTTGCCGTAAGAAATGCCGTCGTCGAATTTCACCACATGCGAGCCACCCGTATTGTTGACCCACGTAATGCCTGCGTCGAGGATCCCATACAGGGTGACACTGCTTTGTGCATGGCTCGCGTTCGAAACTCCGGCGAGCGCAAGCGCGACGCCTGTCAGTGCTGCGGCATTCAGCTTTTTCATTGTAGCGTTCTCTCTTGCCTGGCTATGAGGGAATAGGAATGCGAAGCGCACTCCGCGGCGTGTGCAATTCGCACCACGATGAAGGCACAGTACAAATCCATTTTTCGGTCGACTCGACCAGACACGACATACATTGGTCTGATAACGACACGACTAAAAAAAGAAGCGCGCGTGTCATAAATGAAAAGCGCGCGGCCTTTGCGGCTGCGCGCGCTCTTTTTGAAGCACTTTCAATGCCGCTTTAGTGAATACCCAGCTGCGTTTGAACTGCCTGCAAACCATCCGCACCGTTCGTGGTCGTCACACCTTTAAGCCACGTATTTAGCAAAGCGGGATTACCTTTTAGCGCAGTCAATGCCGCCGTATTGATGTCCACCTTGTTTTGCAGAACGTTCGCAATGATCTGGTTCTCCATGTCGACATTGAACGTCATCTGCTGAAACAGCTTCGCGAGATTCGTGCACTGCCCGGCAAAGCCCGGACGCGTAACCGTATTCACCGTCGCGCCGCCGTAGTTCGGGCCGAAATACGCGTCGCCGCCCGACAAATACGTCAGGTGGAATTTCGTATTCATCAAATGCGGTTCCCAGGCGAGGAACACGATCCACTGCTTGTCGCGCACGGCCCGCTCCACTTGCGTCAGCATGCCCGTTTCGCTCGATTCGACCACCTTCCAGTCGCCAAGACCGAAAGCCTTATCCGCAATCATCTTCTTGATGTTCTGATTCGCGGGTGCGCCCGGTTCGATGCCATAGATCTTGCCGTTGAACTGATCCGCGTGTTTGACGAGATCGGCAAACGAATGCACACCCGCGGCAGCGACATAGTCCGGCACGGCAAGTGTGAATTTCGCGTTGGTCAGATTCGCGTGCAGCACGTCGATCGAGTGCTCGTCGACGAACGGTTTGACGAGCGGTCCCTGCGCAGGCATCCAGTTGCCCAGAAATACGTCGATTTGACCTTTTTTCAGGCCCTGATAGGTAATCGGCACCGACAGGTTCGACACGTTCTGCTGATAGCCGAGCGCCTTGAGCAGCACACCCGCCACCGCATTCGTCGCATCGATGTCGGTCCAGCCGGGATCGGCCATGCGCACCTGTGTGCAGCTTTGCGGTTCAGCGGCGTGCGACGATCCCGTCACGGCCATGCCAAATGCAGAAAAGATCAACGCGGCCTTGGCAAGCGAACTTCTCCAGCGTGTGTTCATCGTAGTGCTCCCGTATCGAGGTTGTCTTCGGTGCCTGTCGGTCAGCGAGAGACGACGCGCGGATAACGCGCCATCGCTTCCAGCGTGTCGAGTTCGATGTGATTGCGCATATAGCGCTGGCTCGCATCGTTGAACGGCTGCCAGTCCCATGAGCGGATCGCGCCTTGTGTCGTCGCTTCGAAGTGGAAGCGGCGACGGCGCTGGCTTGCGAGTACCGCTTGATGCAGTGCGGGAATGTCCCAGCGCTGCGTGACTTCTTTGCGAAAGGCTTCGACCAGCGTGGCCGCTGCCGGATCCTGCGCCAGATTGGCACGTTCTCGTGGATCGCTGGCGAGATCGTAAAGCTGGTCGGGATCGACGGGCGTGTGAATGAACTTGTACTGACCGCGCCGGATCATCACCATCGGCGCAATAGCACCTTCGGCGAAGTATTCGACGATCGCTTCGTCGTGCCCGCCGTCGTTGCGCAGATGCGGCACGAGGCTGCGTCCGTCGATGGTATCCGGCCACTCCGCACGGCGTGCGCCGGTTGCCATTTCGAGCAGCGTGGGCAAAAGGTCGACATGCGACACCGACGCCGCCACTCGGTGCGCGCGAAACTGCTTCGGCGCGTGCACGATCAGCGGCACGCGCACGCCGCCTTCGAAGCAGGTCATCTTGTACCAGAGTCCGCGCTCGCCGAGCATTTCGCCGTGATCCGACGTGACGATGACGATCGTGTCGTCGGCGAGTCCCGTTGCTTTGAGCGTGTCGAGAATCGCGCCGAATTGCGCATCGACATACGATAGCGCGCCGTAATACGCGTGCCGCGCATCGCGGATCTGCTGCGCCGTGGGCGGCGTGAGGTCTGCTTCGTAGACGTCGCGCAGGCGCTTCGAGTGGGGATCGCTTTCATCGCGTGTGAGCGTCACGCACGGCATGTCGATCTCTTCATCGCGATACATGTCCCAGTACTGCTGCGGTATCGCGTAAGGATCATGCGGGTGCGTCAGCGACGCGACCACGCAAAACGGCCGCGCGTCGCCGCCCGCCGCGCGCTCACGCACGATGTCGTATAGCTTCTGGCGCGTCGTGTAAGTGACTTCGTCGTCGAAATCCAGCTGGTTCGTGCGCACGCACGGTCCCGCATCCAGCACCGAACTCATGTTGTGATACCAGCTCGGCCGCACGTCCGGGCGATCCCAGTCCGGCACCCAGCCGAAATCGGCGGGATAGATGTCGGTCGTCAAGCGTTCTTCGAAGCCATGCAACTGGTCAGGGCCGCAGAAATGCATTTTGCCGGAGAGGATCGTTCGATAGCCCGCCGCACGCAGATAGTGCGCGAAGGTCAGCGTCTGCGCCGGCAATTCGGCGGCGTTATCGTAAGCACCAATTGCAGCGGGCCGTTTGCCCGCCATCATCGAAAAGCGGGCCGGCGCGCACAACGGGCTCGCGCAATAAGCCGAATCGAACACGACGCCTTCTTTCGCGAGCGCATCGATGCGCGGTGTCAGCGAGACCTGATTGCCATACGCGCGCAACGCGAACGGTGTCATCTGGTCTGCCATCAAGATAAGGATATTCTGCTTTGTATTAAGGCTCATGGGCGGGGCGGATTAGAATCGTACGGTTACGGTTCGAAGCGTGGCGCTCGCAGCAGTGCGGAACACCGCGCATTCACTTCACTATTGCCGCTCATTAAACCGTTGTGAAGGCGGCGTGCGCTTATCGGCCCATAAGGGGATGTTATGTCGGGACCAGACCGTCTTCCGCCGATGCAGACGCTATCGGCCTTCGAATCGGCCGCGCGCCTCGCAAGCTTCACGGCTGCCGCGCGCGAGCTCGGCTCGACACAGC
This Paraburkholderia phymatum STM815 DNA region includes the following protein-coding sequences:
- a CDS encoding BKACE family enzyme is translated as MNHEVIVTCAVTGAGDTVAKHPAIPVTPKQIADAAIEAAKAGATVAHCHVRDPRTGRGSRDPNLYREVVDRIRSADTDVIINLTAGMGGDLEIGPGEDPMRFGANTDLVGGLTRLAHVEELLPEICTLDCGTLNFGDGDYVYVSTPAQLRAGAKRIQELGVKPELEIFDTGHLWFAKQLLKEGLLDAPPLFQLCLGIPWGAPADTATMKAMVDNLPPGAHWAGFGIGRMQMPMLAQAMLLGGHVRVGLEDNIWLDKGVPASNGSLVARAVEIIERLGGRALTPAEGRKKLGLPARGERPLEKRAVEQLA
- a CDS encoding choline ABC transporter substrate-binding protein, which codes for MKWINQAVSACLASLLAALSLPALAQDPPTCRAVHFADIGWTDITSTTALASTVFEGLGYQPVTTVASVPISFAGLKSKQLDVSLGYWWPVQEKAIAPFVEAKSINVLQPPNLTGAKATFAVPTYEYDAGLKTFADIAKHRAELDGKIYGIEPGSSANAAIQKMIATNQFGLGGFKLIESSEAGMLVTVDRAVREKKWVVFLGWQPHPMNIQIDMKYLSGSEGVFGPNDGEARVYTLTSPDFLTRCPNAGKLVSNLRFTTQLENVVMQSVMNKEKPSEAAKAYLKKNPQVLDEWLAGVKTYDGKDGLPAVKAYLGL
- a CDS encoding GlxA family transcriptional regulator, whose protein sequence is MPEDISFLLLPGFSAIGFMSAIEPLRVANRFREDLYRWHILSVDGAPVSASNGISLNAEAAFGDVHHASTVFVVAGFEPLACYSRALADWLKRMDRAQATLGGIDTGAFILAEAGLVRATDSVTLHWEALAAFRERYPSMQASDELFEIGERRITCAGGTASIDMMLDLISRNHGAALASAISEQFVVSRIRQRSDHQRMEIAARYGVHNRKLIQVIGVMEQNMEEPLAPADLAQEIGVTRRQLERLFCSSLKDTPTHFYLQLRLDRARELLRQTDMSITAICVACGFESPSHFSRTYRARFGTSPRSDRSPPHHGAGGRTTHSTREAAIP
- a CDS encoding porin; translated protein: MKKLNAAALTGVALALAGVSNASHAQSSVTLYGILDAGITWVNNTGGSHVVKFDDGISYGNRFGIKGTEDLGGGLEAVFVLESGFHLGNGQLGFGSTLFGRQAYVGLKNQWGTLSFGNQLDMTEEMVYLYNVSAWASGYAIHQGDFDRFNGDRLPNSVKFLSNEFAGFMFGGMYSFGNVAGDFHQDSAWSVGAHYANGPFTAGAAYTQLNNPHGIYAFDPYAMLGVHTFLGQQTVTVDPATGARTDLFSSNPFPVDKQGTFGIGSSYAIGDVTLMGNFTYTTIKGLGVTSHMKVGEGGASWQVTPAFSVIGGYQYTNFEGHHWNQGSLGAHYLLSKRTDVYISGDYLKASSGVDAVIGYSFTPSTTTTQADVRIGMRHSF
- a CDS encoding choline ABC transporter substrate-binding protein yields the protein MAVTGSSHAAEPQSCTQVRMADPGWTDIDATNAVAGVLLKALGYQQNVSNLSVPITYQGLKKGQIDVFLGNWMPAQGPLVKPFVDEHSIDVLHANLTNAKFTLAVPDYVAAAGVHSFADLVKHADQFNGKIYGIEPGAPANQNIKKMIADKAFGLGDWKVVESSETGMLTQVERAVRDKQWIVFLAWEPHLMNTKFHLTYLSGGDAYFGPNYGGATVNTVTRPGFAGQCTNLAKLFQQMTFNVDMENQIIANVLQNKVDINTAALTALKGNPALLNTWLKGVTTTNGADGLQAVQTQLGIH
- the betC gene encoding choline-sulfatase, whose amino-acid sequence is MSLNTKQNILILMADQMTPFALRAYGNQVSLTPRIDALAKEGVVFDSAYCASPLCAPARFSMMAGKRPAAIGAYDNAAELPAQTLTFAHYLRAAGYRTILSGKMHFCGPDQLHGFEERLTTDIYPADFGWVPDWDRPDVRPSWYHNMSSVLDAGPCVRTNQLDFDDEVTYTTRQKLYDIVRERAAGGDARPFCVVASLTHPHDPYAIPQQYWDMYRDEEIDMPCVTLTRDESDPHSKRLRDVYEADLTPPTAQQIRDARHAYYGALSYVDAQFGAILDTLKATGLADDTIVIVTSDHGEMLGERGLWYKMTCFEGGVRVPLIVHAPKQFRAHRVAASVSHVDLLPTLLEMATGARRAEWPDTIDGRSLVPHLRNDGGHDEAIVEYFAEGAIAPMVMIRRGQYKFIHTPVDPDQLYDLASDPRERANLAQDPAAATLVEAFRKEVTQRWDIPALHQAVLASQRRRRFHFEATTQGAIRSWDWQPFNDASQRYMRNHIELDTLEAMARYPRVVSR